A window of the Henckelia pumila isolate YLH828 chromosome 3, ASM3356847v2, whole genome shotgun sequence genome harbors these coding sequences:
- the LOC140891912 gene encoding uncharacterized protein isoform X1 — protein MASPISYSVEDKDLDDAALWAVIDSAAAASLSSITPRSRTKPLTPIPFPIPSPDHHRNNPNHHDGEVVQNHRPHKISKSSRVPELSKSIPAPLVMVKHVHRQPITPPASSFASPEPRNVSVTNYSSEASPVSSGFSEDKILRHSLAGQFPTVSLFKEYQNAAMAGKHWFSVIELHAFSVSTFCGQILEKSDYTMISGNPYIKKSGWRKISFYFNLSYEIKDKTIEFDENRNVQRAEFIVRAYMQGGRFSDGWGSCERREKRFMKPNHDIPSTAETRAKNKACQDLLGIGEYKPGAS, from the exons ATGGCGTCGCCGATCTCCTACTCAGTTGAAGATAAAGACCTCGACGACGCCGCTTTATGGGCGGTGATCGACTCCGCCGCCGCAGCATCCCTCTCCTCCATCACCCCTAGATCCCGCACCAAACCCCTTACCCCCATTCCTTTCCCTATCCCCTCGCCCGACCACCACCGCAACAATCCCAATCACCACGACGGCGAGGTCGTGCAGAATCACCGCCCgcacaaaatttccaaatcaagCCGCGTCCCAGAGTTGAGCAAATCGATTCCTGCTCCGCTAGTCATGGTAAAGCACGTGCACCGTCAGCCAATTACTCCTCCTGCGTCGTCCTTTGCTTCTCCGGAACCGAGAAACGTCTCGGTGACGAATTACAGTTCTGAAGCTTCGCCGGTGAGTTCAGGATTCAGTGAGGATAAGATTTTGAGACATAGCTTGGCTGGTCAGTTTCCCACCGTTTCGCTCTTTAAGGAGTACCAAAATGCTGCCATGGCG GGAAAACATTGGTTTTCTGTTATTGAATTGCACGCTTTTTCTGTCTCGACGTTTTGTGGACAGATATTGGAGAAAAGTGACTACACAATGATATCTGGAAATCCTTATATTAAGAAATCCG GTTGGAGGAAGATTTCATTTTACTTCAATCTGTCCTATGAAATTAAAGACAAGACCATTGAATTTGACGAGAACCGTAACGTTCAGCGTGCTGAGTTTATTGTTCGTGCTTACATGCA GGGTGGTAGGTTTTCAGATGGTTGGGGTTCATGTGAACGGCGTGAGAAGAGGTTCATGAAGCCGAACCATGATATTCCTAGCACAGCGGAAACTAGAGCCAAAAATAAGGCATGTCAG GACTTGCTTGGCATTGGAGAATACAAACCTGGTGCAAGCTAA
- the LOC140891912 gene encoding uncharacterized protein isoform X2, translating to MASPISYSVEDKDLDDAALWAVIDSAAAASLSSITPRSRTKPLTPIPFPIPSPDHHRNNPNHHDGEVVQNHRPHKISKSSRVPELSKSIPAPLVMVKHVHRQPITPPASSFASPEPRNVSVTNYSSEASPVSSGFSEDKILRHSLAGQFPTVSLFKEYQNAAMAILEKSDYTMISGNPYIKKSGWRKISFYFNLSYEIKDKTIEFDENRNVQRAEFIVRAYMQGGRFSDGWGSCERREKRFMKPNHDIPSTAETRAKNKACQDLLGIGEYKPGAS from the exons ATGGCGTCGCCGATCTCCTACTCAGTTGAAGATAAAGACCTCGACGACGCCGCTTTATGGGCGGTGATCGACTCCGCCGCCGCAGCATCCCTCTCCTCCATCACCCCTAGATCCCGCACCAAACCCCTTACCCCCATTCCTTTCCCTATCCCCTCGCCCGACCACCACCGCAACAATCCCAATCACCACGACGGCGAGGTCGTGCAGAATCACCGCCCgcacaaaatttccaaatcaagCCGCGTCCCAGAGTTGAGCAAATCGATTCCTGCTCCGCTAGTCATGGTAAAGCACGTGCACCGTCAGCCAATTACTCCTCCTGCGTCGTCCTTTGCTTCTCCGGAACCGAGAAACGTCTCGGTGACGAATTACAGTTCTGAAGCTTCGCCGGTGAGTTCAGGATTCAGTGAGGATAAGATTTTGAGACATAGCTTGGCTGGTCAGTTTCCCACCGTTTCGCTCTTTAAGGAGTACCAAAATGCTGCCATGGCG ATATTGGAGAAAAGTGACTACACAATGATATCTGGAAATCCTTATATTAAGAAATCCG GTTGGAGGAAGATTTCATTTTACTTCAATCTGTCCTATGAAATTAAAGACAAGACCATTGAATTTGACGAGAACCGTAACGTTCAGCGTGCTGAGTTTATTGTTCGTGCTTACATGCA GGGTGGTAGGTTTTCAGATGGTTGGGGTTCATGTGAACGGCGTGAGAAGAGGTTCATGAAGCCGAACCATGATATTCCTAGCACAGCGGAAACTAGAGCCAAAAATAAGGCATGTCAG GACTTGCTTGGCATTGGAGAATACAAACCTGGTGCAAGCTAA